A single genomic interval of Numenius arquata chromosome 14, bNumArq3.hap1.1, whole genome shotgun sequence harbors:
- the GGA2 gene encoding ADP-ribosylation factor-binding protein GGA2, with protein sequence MAGTGELERWLNKATDPSIPEENWECIQQFCDQVNADIEGPSLAPRLLAHKIQSPQEKEALHALTVLETCVNNCGERFHHEIAKFRFLNELIKVLSPKYYGTWSSEKVKSRVTEVIFSWTVWFPQEVKIRDAYQMLKKQGIVKEDPKVPEDKILPPPSPRPQNSIFDTDEEKSKLLARLLKSNHSEDLQAANRLIKSMIKEEQEKSAKVSRRVNTISEVSENVKCMDELLENYKKQELSKSDHETLQTLFQRCEKLRPLLFRLASETVDDDEALAEILQANDKLTQALGQYRQVVASHENGGGEGSATSSADAPACRPAPRRMKSYTLIDFSELEATSQSPTDQSENTTTASRHSSTTSTCLLDEEFKSLGLINSPVEQKPPPDFALAEPAVHNGYGEIVSAVQTLRPQESWEDSCSEKNEFQGLVDQLSLPSGTKALSLDLSPMKLPFPDPPNSSMADTSFSSLGYELKPAASLHPASHDASLENLFVPLISITPSSICPLTVYDRNGFKAMLHFSRDPAPGQPDVLVMVLSMLSTSAQPIKDIAFQAAVPKTMKIKLQPASGSQLPAFSPFLPPAVVSQVLLLANPQKDPIRLRYKLAFTQGVQPFSEVGEVTGFPEAELWGSS encoded by the exons ATGGCCGGCACCGGGGAGCTGGAGCGGTGGCTCA ATAAGGCCACTGACCCAAGTATCCCCGAGGAAAACTGGGAATGCATCCAGCAGTTCTGTGACCAGGTGAACGCCGACATAGAAGG CCCATCGCTTGCACCAAGACTGCTGGCACATAAAATACAGTCACCTCAGGAGAAGGAAGCTCTCCATGCTCTCACA gtgCTAGAGACCTGTGTGAATAACTGCGGTGAAAGATTTCACCATGAAATAGCGAAATTCAGGTTTCTGAACGAGCTGATCAAAGTGCTTTCTCCAAAG tactATGGAACCTGGTCTTCAGAAAAAGTCAAGTCAAGAGTCACAGAAGTAATATTCAGTTGGACAGTATGGTTTCCTCAGGAAGTTAAAATCCGGGATGCTTATCAGATGCTGAAGAAACAAG GGATTGTAAAAGAAGACCCCAAAGTGCCAGAAGACAAAATTTTACCTCCCCCTTCTCCGAGACCTCAGAATTCTATTTTTGACACAGATGAAGAGAAATCCAAG CTCTTAGCGAGGCTTTTAAAGAGCAACCACTCTGAGGACCTGCAGGCTGCCAACCGTCTGATCAAGAGCATGATTAAAGAG GAACAAGAAAAGTCAGCTAAGGTGTCCAGAAGAGTGAATACCATCAGTGAGGTTTCTGAGAATGTCAAATGTATGGATGAATTACTGGAAAACTACAAGAAACAAGAACTATCCAAATCTGACCATGAGACCCTACAG ACTCTGTTTCAACGCTGTGAGAAGCTCAGGCCACTGCTCTTTCGCCTCGCCAGTGAGACAGTTGATGACGATGAGGCTCTAG CTGAGATACTGCAGGCCAATGACAAGCTCACACAGGCGCTTGGGCAGTACAGGCAGGTTGTAGCCAGCCATGAAAATGGTGGTGGAGAAGGTtcagccaccagctctgctgatGCACCAG CCTGCCGGCCAGCCCCAAGACGCATGAAGAGCTATACACTCATTGACTTCTCTGAACTGGAGGCGACATCTCAGTCTCCTACAGACCAATCTGAAAACACAACCACCGCCTCCCGCCACAGCAGCACAACCTCTACCTGTCTGCTTGATGAGGAGTTCAAGTCATTAG GTCTCATCAATTCTCCTGTTGAACAGAAACCACCACCTGATTTTGCCTTAGCAGAG CCTGCTGTACACAATGGATATGGTGAAATCGTAAGTGCTGTTCAAACACTGAGACCGCAGGAGAGCTGGGAAGACAGCTGTTCAGAGAAGAATGAATTTCAGGGCCTGGTTGATCAGCTCTCTCTACCATCCGGGACCAAGGCATTATCCTT GGATTTATCACCAATGAAATTGCCCTTCCCAGATCCTCCAAATAGCTCAATGGCAGATACTTCATTCTCCAGCCTAGGCTACGAGCTGAAGCCTGCTGCCTCTTTGCATCCAGCTTCTCATGATGCTTCTCTAGAAAACCTTTTTGTCCCTTTAATTTCAATTACACCGA GCAGTATCTGTCCACTTACTGTGTACGACAGAAATGGTTTCAAGGCTATGCTCCACTTCTCCAGAGACCCTGCTCCTGGCCAGCcagacgtgctggtgatggttcTTTCCATGCTGAGCACATCAGCTCAACCAATTAAGGACATAGCTTTCCAGGCTGCAGTCCCAAAG acCATGAAAATAAAGTTACAGCCAGCATCTGGTTCTCAGCTGCCTGCCTTCAGCCCTTTTCTCCCCCCTGCAGTGGTATCGCAGGTCCTGCTCCTTGCCAATCCGCAGAAG GATCCCATCCGACTGAGATACAAACTAGCGTTCACGCAAGGTGTGCAGCCCTTCAGCGAGGTGGGAGAGGTGACTGGCTTCCCAGAAGCAGAGCTCTGGGGCAGCAGCTGA
- the EARS2 gene encoding nondiscriminating glutamyl-tRNA synthetase EARS2, mitochondrial encodes MARALRALRGAAGPERGPGLGPERGPRVRFGPSPTGFLHLGGLRTALYNYIFAKKHQGTFILRVEDTDQNRVVPGAAEGIEDMLDWAGIPPDESPRRGGSFGPYQQSHRLELYRSASDVLLERGAAYRCFCTPQRLELLKKEALRSQQTPRYDNRCRHLTPTEVAEKLSQGLDWVVRFRLEKGVEPFQDLVYGWNKHEVADVEGDPVILKGDGFPTYHLANVVDDHHMGISHVLRGTEWLTSTSKHLLLYKAFGWDPPHFGHLPLLLNKDGGKLSKRQGDIFLERFARDGYLPEALLDIITNCGSGFAEKQMGRTLEELIPQFEIGRITTHSALLDLEKLPEFNRIHLTRHIENEGLRQKLIREVQLLVEHVYGDQQVDQEVLEKEYVERVLLLRKGHISFLKNLVSSDYSYLWVRPSVSREQLQAISAEVDEIGKLVLGLMTRQAAVLTVEELNKDLRSLQKQTKETKYSSLMKLLRLALSGQQHGPSVAEMMVTLGPKEVCGRIHKALSS; translated from the exons ATGGCGCGCGCGCTGCGGGCGctgcggggcgcggcggggccggagcggggcccGGGGCTGGGCCCGGAGCGGGGACCGCGGGTGCGGTTCGGGCCCAGCCCCACAG GTTTTCTGCATTTGGGTGGCCTTCGCACTGCTTTGTACAATTACATTTTTGCCAAAAAGCACCAAGGGACCTTTATTTTGAGAGTGGAGGACACAGATCAAAACCGAGTGgtgcctggagctgcagagggaatAGAAGATATGCTGGATTGGGCAG GTATTCCCCCCGATGAGAGTCCTCGCCGCGGTGGTTCCTTTGGACCCTACCAGCAGTCACACAGGCTTGAGCTTTATAGGAGCGCCAGCGACGTGCTTTTGGAGAGAGGGGCAGCGTATCGCTGCTTTTGTACCCCTCAGCGCCTGGAACTGCTGAAGAAGGAGGCTTTGCGGAGCCAGCAGACCCCACG ATACGACAACCGGTGTCGGCACCTGACGCCCACAGAAGTGGCTGAGAAGCTGTCGCAGGGCCTTGACTGGGTAGTCCGCTTCCGGCTGGAGAAGGGGGTGGAACCCTTTCAGGACCTGGTCTATGGCTGGAACAAGCACGAAGTGGCTGATGTGGAAGGTGACCCAGTGATTCTCAAGGGGGACGGCTTCCCCACTTACCACCTGGCGAATGTGGTGGATGACCATCACATGGGCATCAGCCATGTTCTGCGCGGAACTGAGTGGCTGACTTCCACGTCCAAGCATCTCCTTCTCTACAAAGCCTTTGGCTGGGATCCCCCTCACTTTGGTCACCTCCCGCTGCTTCTGAACAAAGACGGTGGCAAGTTGTCAAAAAGGCAGGGGGACATCTTTCTGGAGCGTTTTGCTCGGGATGGCTACTTGCCAGAGGCTCTGCTGGACATCATCACCAACTGTGGCTCTGGATTTGCAG AGAAACAGATGGGGAGGACTTTGGAGGAGCTGATCCCGCAGTTTGAAATAGGCAGAATCACAACCCATTCTGCCCTCCTGGATCTTGAAAAACTCCCAGAATTCAACAG GATTCACCTCACCCGTCATATTGAGAATGAAGGGCTGCGACAGAAGCTAATTAGAGAAGTGCAGTTGCTGGTGGAGCACGTCTATGGAGATCAACAAGTGGATCAAGAGGTTCTAGAAAAGGAGTATGTGGAGCGAGTCCTTCTGCTGAGAAAA GGTCACATAAGCTTCCTGAAGAATCTGGTGTCATCTGATTATTCTTACTTATGGGTTAGGCCCTCGGTGTCCCGAGAGCAGCTACAGGCTATTTCTGCAGAAGTAGATGAAATAGGAAAACTAGTCTTAGG gCTTATGACAAGGCAGGCAGCAGTTTTGACTGTGGAGGAGCTGAACAAAGACTTGAGAAGCCTTCAGAAGCAAACCAAAGAGACTAAGTACAGCAGCTTGATGAAGCTCCTTCGCTTGGCTCTCAGTGGTCagcag catGGACCGAGCGTTGCTGAGATGATGGTGACTTTGGGACCCAAAGAAGTGTGTGGAAGAATACACAAAGCACTATCTAGCTAA
- the COG7 gene encoding conserved oligomeric Golgi complex subunit 7, with the protein MDFSRFLSDDFEVKSWVNAAFRAVQQEAPGKVDAHAATLVMKLQLFIQEVNNAVEETSHQALQNMPRVLREVEVLRQEATFLKEQMILVKEDIKKFEEDTAQSMQVLVEIDRVKSRMQLAAESLQEADKWSTLSADIEETLKTQDVSVISSKLTSMQSSLAMLVDTPDYSEKCVHLEALKNRLEAMASPQIVAAFNSQSVDQAKTFVKVFSEIDRMPQLLAYYYKCHKVQLVAVWQDLCQSDLSLNRQLTELYDTLLGTWHSQLQWATQVFKNPHEIVTVLLIQTLGALVPSIPVCLSTAMERTGQETKLNKLLELYDATIHFAKGLEVAMLPNLKEQNLVKVMELVEAVYGPYKPYQLEYGDLEEENLLIQISAVPLEHWEVIDCVQELNHSVNKLFILASGAIDNCIKLTDGLGVCGLLKALKALFTKYTSDFTNTLQSIRKKCKLDDVLSDSLFQEDWTAFQNSVRIITTCGELLRQCGDFEQQLANRILSTAGKYLSDSYSPCSFSGFQDTSSAEKKSSVKNPWQEYNYLLKENPSEYASLMETLYTLKEKGTSNHNLLASSRSALSRLNQLAHHLAFDSVFLRIKQQLLLVPKMEGWSSGGIGETLTDDLPNFSLTPLEYISNIGQYIMSLPLHLEPFVTQEDSALELALHAGKLPYPPEQGDELPELDNMADYWLGSIARATMQTYCEVILQIPELTLHSTKQLATDIDYLINVMDALGLQPSRTLQNIVTLLKAKPEDYRQAAKSVPRRMASSIAAMRGLEC; encoded by the exons ATGGATTTCTCTCGGTTCCTGTCTGATGACTTTGAGGTGAAGAGCTGGGTGAACGCGGCTTTCCGGGCCGTGCAGCAAGAGGCCCCCGGGAAGGTGGACGCCCACGCCGCTACCCTGGTGATGAAGCTGCAGCTCTTCATCCAGGAGGTCAACAACGCGGTGGAAG AAACAAGTCATCAGGCTCTCCAGAACATGCCCAGGGTCCTCCGGGAAGTGGAAGTCTTGAGACAGGAGGCAACATTCCTGAAGGAGCAAATGATCCTTGTTAAAGAAGATATAAAGAAATTTGAAGAAGACACAGCTCAGTCAATGCAG gtccTGGTAGAGATTGACCGAGTGAAATCTAGAATGCAGTTGGCTGCCGAGTCACTTCAGGAAGCAGACAAATGGAGCACATTAAGTGCAGACATTGAAGAGACTCTTAAAACACAG GATGTGTCTGTGATTTCATCCAAACTCACAAGCATGCAGAGCAGCCTGGCTATGCTTGTGGATACACCGGATTACTCTGAGAAGTGTGTGCATCTTGAGGCTCTGAAGAACCGACTAGAGGCCATGGCCAGCCCTCAGATTGTTGCTGCTTTTAACTCCCAGTCCGTAG atcAGGCAAAAACGTTTGTTAAAGTCTTCAGTGAAATTGATCGGATGCCCCAGCTTCTTGCTTACTATTATAAATGTCACAAG GTGCAGCTGGTGGCAGTGTGGCAGGATCTTTGTCAGAGTGACTTAAGCTTAAATCGCCAGTTGACTGAACTATATGACACGCTCCTCGGGACATGGCACTCGCAGCTTCAGTGGGCTACACAG GTTTTCAAGAACCCCCATGAAATTGTGACAGTGTTGTTGATTCAAACTCTGGGAGCGTTGGTGCCTTCCATCCCTGTCTGCCTCAGCACTGCCATGGAGAGAACGGGCCAAGAAACCAAGCTGAATAAGCTGCTGGAGCTCTACGATGCCACCATCCACTTTGCAAAAGGGCTGGAAGTAGCAATGCTGCCAAATCTGA AGGAGCAGAACCTGGTAAAAGTGATGGAACTGGTGGAAGCGGTGTATGGTCCATACAAGCCCTATCAACTTGAGTATGGAGACCTGGAAGAAGAAAATCTCCTCATTCAGATCAGTGCAGTGCCCTTG GAGCACTGGGAAGTAATTGACTGTGTCCAGGAACTGAACCATTCAGTCAACAAACTCTTCATTCTGGCTTCTGGAGCCATCGACAACTGCATCAAACTCACTGATGGACTGGGAGTGTGTGGGCTCCTTAAGGCCCTGAAAGCTCTGTTCACAAA GTATACATCTGACTTTACAAATACATTGCAGTCTATACGAAAGAAATGTAAACTGGATGATGTGCTATCAGATTCCCTTTTCCAGGAGGACTGGACTGCATTCCAAAACTCTGTCCG GATAATTACTACTTGTGGTGAGCTCCTTCGTCAGTGTGGAGACTTTGAGCAGCAACTGGCCAACAG gaTTTTATCAACTGCTGGGAAGTATCTCTCAGACTCCTACAGCCCTTGTAGTTTTTCTGGCTTCCAGGATaccagttctgcagaaaagaagagCTCTGTAAAGAATCCTTGGCAGGAATACAATTATCTTTTGAAGGAGAATCCATCTGAGTATGCGAGCCTTATGGAAACGCTTTACACTCTAAAG GAAAAAGGTACGAGTAACCACAACCTGTTGGCTTCATCTCGATCTGCCCTAAGCCGCCTCAACCAGCTGGCACACCACTTGGCTTTTGATTCGGTTTTTCTTCGCATCAAACAACAACTCTTACTCGTTCCAAAGATGGAG GGCTGGAGCTCTGGTGGCATTGGTGAGACCCTGACAGATGACCTGCCAAACTTCAGCCTGACTCCTCTGGAATATATCAGCAAT ATTGGGCAATATATTATGTCGCTTCCTCTTCACCTTGAGCCATTTGTCACCCAAGAGGATTCTGCTTTGGAACTGGCATTACACGCTGGAAAACTGCCTTACCCCCCAGAACAAG GAGATGAATTGCCTGAGCTGGACAACATGGCTGACTACTGGCTGGGCTCCATCGCCAGAGCTACCATGCAAACTTACTGCGAAGTCATCCTGCAGATACCAGAGCTCACCCTACATTCGACAAAGCAGCTTGCTACAGACATTG ATTATCTAATAAACGTGatggatgcccttggccttcagCCATCAAGAACACTGCAGAATATTGTAACTCTGTTGAAGGCAAAACCAGAGGATTACCGGCAAGCCGCAAAAAGCGTCCCCCGCAGGATGGCCAGCAGCATCGCGGCAATGAGGGGCCTGGAGTGTTAG